The Monodelphis domestica isolate mMonDom1 chromosome 7, mMonDom1.pri, whole genome shotgun sequence genome window below encodes:
- the LOC100018462 gene encoding 60S ribosomal protein L37, translating to MTKGTSSFGKRRNKTHTLCRRCGSKAYHLQKSTCGKCGYPAKRKRKYNWSAKAKRRNTTGTGRMRHLKIVYRRFRNGFREGTTPKPKRAAVAASSSS from the coding sequence ATGACGAAGGGGACTTCTTCCTTTGGTAAGCGCCGGAATAAGACGCACACTTTGTGCCGTCGTTGTGGTTCCAAGGCATACCACCTTCAGAAGTCAACATGTGGCAAATGTGGATACCCTGCTAAACGCAAGAGAAAGTATAACTGGAGTGCAAAGGCTAAGAGACGCAACACCACTGGTACTGGTCGAATGAGACATCTAAAAATTGTATACCGCCGTTTCAGGAATGGATTCCGTGAAGGAACAACACCTAAACCCAAGAGAGCAGCTGTCGCAGCATCTAGTTCATCTTGA